From Juglans regia cultivar Chandler chromosome 8, Walnut 2.0, whole genome shotgun sequence, the proteins below share one genomic window:
- the LOC109000524 gene encoding splicing factor U2af small subunit B-like encodes MAEHLASIFGTEKDRVNCPFYFKIGACRHGDRCSRLHNRPTISPTLLLSNMYQRPDMITPGVDAQGQPIEPRKIQEHFEDFYEDIFEELGKFGEIESLNVCDNLADHMIGNVYVQFKEEDQAAAALHALQGRFYSGRPIIADFSPVTDFREATCRQFEENNCNRGGYCNFMHVKLIGRELRRKLFGRYRGFRISRSRSRSLSPRHKREYRDYRDRDRDYRANGKRSSRDRYDRDGGGGGGGGRRRHGSPRRSRSRTPVPGREGSEERRARIEQWNREREDRP; translated from the coding sequence ATGGCGGAGCACTTGGCTTCGATCTTCGGCACCGAGAAGGACAGGGTGAACTGCCCCTTCTACTTCAAGATCGGCGCATGTCGTCACGGCGATCGTTGCTCTCGCCTCCACAATCGCCCCACGATCTCGCCGACCCTTCTCCTCTCCAACATGTACCAGCGCCCGGACATGATCACACCCGGCGTGGACGCCCAGGGCCAGCCCATTGAACCTCGTAAGATCCAGGAGCACTTCGAGGACTTCTACGAGGATATCTTCGAGGAGCTCGGCAAATTCGGGGAGATCGAGAGCCTCAACGTCTGCGATAACCTCGCCGACCACATGATCGGCAACGTCTACGTTCAGTTCAAGGAGGAAGACCAGGCTGCCGCAGCATTGCACGCCTTGCAGGGACGCTTCTACTCGGGCCGCCCCATTATCGCGGATTTCTCACCAGTCACAGATTTCCGCGAGGCCACGTGTCGGCAATTCGAGGAGAACAATTGCAACCGAGGCGGGTACTGCAATTTCATGCATGTTAAGCTGATTGGAAGGGAGCTGAGGAGGAAGCTCTTCGGGAGGTACCGTGGGTTTAGGATTAGCCGGAGCCGGAGTCGGAGTTTGAGCCCGCGTCATAAACGAGAGTATAGGGATTATAGAGACCGGGACCGTGATTATCGAGCGAATGGGAAGCGATCGAGCAGGGACAGGTATGACagggatggtggtggtggtggtggtggaggacGGAGAAGGCATGGTAGCCCGAGGCGGAGCAGGAGCAGAACCCCCGTGCCCGGGAGGGAAGGGAGCGAGGAACGGCGAGCTAGGATTGAACAGTGGAATCGGGAAAGGGAGGATAGGCCGTGA